From the Phyllopteryx taeniolatus isolate TA_2022b chromosome 16, UOR_Ptae_1.2, whole genome shotgun sequence genome, one window contains:
- the znf750 gene encoding zinc finger protein 750 isoform X2, with the protein MATAQERKPKRPHYIPRPPGKPFKYQCFQCPFTCNEKSHLFNHMKYNLCKNSISLMLHKNSQATRQIKAVTKARPVKSKEVPVRQEEENTAEMSDSTEEVDVENDSPEEKEGQSLPNTSNVPAKEVKSPPRPSAFSLVAPNRDGAEAFKSSVPLSDGSHPLIPAFERPAFPWTLKPFPTPLRPDYTPYFRPFYSSYYQPASHNANETVPSPLRLDFPDPQRQVVPHAIAPPPASLSVPYSYRYCHPILSGQQFHYSLYRPHELSRYLPSDWYGPTLASEDYDFYMRPSHNHFAEQAQLRQSGDKEIRLSPKEGCSALGSPDRPSHAQITQKDGEGAPRDTGLDERRPSTVEQNMQTDARRKDTAESLLQLGTLLVDTRSAESGTYSGVSEFCAEANSGKEEEDNRGVPAPLNLSTRNSDSSDTGRPRGAELPLNLSLRSPHAGLTDEEACDQRQTAALALCQLAIASSAASVRDFERARRTAEHSGPTEKSEHDSKPNATGVKRVNGGLAKSNMYKARKRAKAAARPARRRPRC; encoded by the exons ATGGCCACTGCTCAGGAACGCAAGCCTAAAAGGCCTCACTACATTCCTCGCCCGCCGGGGAAGCCGTTCAAGTACCAATGTTTCCAGTGTCCCTTCACCTGCAACGAGAAGTCCCACCTCTTTAACCACATGAAATACAACCTGTGCAAAAACTCCATCTCCCTGATGTTGCACAAAAACAGTCAGGCGACTCGGCAGATCAAGGCCGTAACAAAGGCCCGCCCCGTGAAATCTAAGGAAGTTCCCGTCCGACAGGAAGAGGAGAACACAGCGGAGATGAGCGATTCGACGGAAGAGGTCGACGTTGAGAACGACAGTCCGGAGGAGAAGGAAGGCCAGAGTTTGCCGAACACGAGCAACGTTCCAGCGAAGGAGGTGAAGTCCCCGCCTCGCCCATCTGCCTTCTCCCTGGTGGCGCCCAACCGCGACGGAGCAGAAGCCTTTAAGTCGTCTGTGCCGCTGTCAGACGGTTCGCACCCTCTCATTCCCGCCTTCGAGCGCCCAGCATTCCCATGGACTCTTAAACCATTCCCCACCCCCTTGAGGCCAGATTACACTCCTTATTTCAGGCCTTTCTATTCTTCATATTACCAACCTGCAAGCCATAATGCAAACGAGACCGTTCCGTCTCCTCTGCGGCTTGACTTTCCGGATCCCCAGAGGCAAGTGGTGCCACACGCCATTGCCCCGCCTCCAGCTTCACTCTCCGTCCCTTACTCGTACCGATACTGTCACCCGATCCTCTCAGGACAGCAATTTCACTACAGCCTGTACAGACCCCATGAGCTCTCAAGATATCTTCCTTCGGACTGGTACGGGCCAACCCTGGCTTCTGAAGATTACGACTTCTACATGCGACCCAGTCACAATCATTTCGCTGAACAAGCACAGCTCAGGCAAAGTGGCGACAAGGAGATCAGGCTGAGCCCAAAGGAGGGCTGTTCTGCTCTGGGCTCCCCTGACAGACCCAGTCACGCACAAATCACACAGAAGGACGGCGAGGGAGCGCCGCGAGACACCGGCCTGGATGAGCGGCGGCCGTCGACAGTGGAGCAAAACATGCAGACTGACGCCAGGCGCAAGGACACTGCTGAAAGCTTGCTGCAGCTGGGAACGCTGCTCGTGGACACAAG ATCGGCTGAGAGCGGCACATATTCTGGCGTGTCCGAGTTTTGTGCGGAAGCTAACTCGggaaaggaagaagaggacAACAGAGGCGTACCGGCACCGCTAAACCTCTCAACGAGAAATTCGGACAGCTCGGACACAGGGAGGCCACGGGGTGCAGAGTTGCCGCTCAATCTCAGCCTCCGCTCTCCTCACGCCGGTCTCACGGATGAGGAAGCGTGTGACCAGAGGCAAACGGCGGCGCTGGCGCTCTGTCAGCTCGCCATCGCCAGCTCGGCCGCCTCTGTGCGTGACTTTGAGCGAGCCCGTCGAACAGCGGAACATTCGGGCCCGACGGAAAAGAGTGAACACGACAGCAAGCCCAACGCGACGGGCGTGAAACGAGTCAACGGCGGCCTTGCTAAATCCAACATGTACAAAGCAAGGAAGAGAGCAAAAGCGGCAGCGCGGCCTGCGAGGAGGAGGCCACGCTGCTGA
- the znf750 gene encoding zinc finger protein 750 isoform X3: MNRVHTCWMTDRHANTEVTGAGDIPERLRSCSSGTATLPERGMATAQERKPKRPHYIPRPPGKPFKYQCFQCPFTCNEKSHLFNHMKYNLCKNSISLMLHKNSQATRQIKAVTKARPVKSKEVPVRQEEENTAEMSDSTEEVDVENDSPEEKEGQSLPNTSNVPAKEVKSPPRPSAFSLVAPNRDGAEAFKSSVPLSDGSHPLIPAFERPAFPWTLKPFPTPLRPDYTPYFRPFYSSYYQPASHNANETVPSPLRLDFPDPQRQVVPHAIAPPPASLSVPYSYRYCHPILSGQQFHYSLYRPHELSRYLPSDWYGPTLASEDYDFYMRPSHNHFAEQAQLRQSGDKEIRLSPKEGCSALGSPDRPSHAQITQKDGEGAPRDTGLDERRPSTVEQNMQTDARRKDTAESLLQLGTLLVDTRQRQLNGTKPMHANENGIRWRANIRRRTTNHLC; this comes from the exons ATGAATAGGGTTCACACATGCTGGATGACAGACAGACACGCAAACACTGAAGTCACAGGAGCGGGAGACATCCCTGAGCGACTGAGGAGCTGCTCGTCAGGTACCGCGACACTTCCAGAACGG GGAATGGCCACTGCTCAGGAACGCAAGCCTAAAAGGCCTCACTACATTCCTCGCCCGCCGGGGAAGCCGTTCAAGTACCAATGTTTCCAGTGTCCCTTCACCTGCAACGAGAAGTCCCACCTCTTTAACCACATGAAATACAACCTGTGCAAAAACTCCATCTCCCTGATGTTGCACAAAAACAGTCAGGCGACTCGGCAGATCAAGGCCGTAACAAAGGCCCGCCCCGTGAAATCTAAGGAAGTTCCCGTCCGACAGGAAGAGGAGAACACAGCGGAGATGAGCGATTCGACGGAAGAGGTCGACGTTGAGAACGACAGTCCGGAGGAGAAGGAAGGCCAGAGTTTGCCGAACACGAGCAACGTTCCAGCGAAGGAGGTGAAGTCCCCGCCTCGCCCATCTGCCTTCTCCCTGGTGGCGCCCAACCGCGACGGAGCAGAAGCCTTTAAGTCGTCTGTGCCGCTGTCAGACGGTTCGCACCCTCTCATTCCCGCCTTCGAGCGCCCAGCATTCCCATGGACTCTTAAACCATTCCCCACCCCCTTGAGGCCAGATTACACTCCTTATTTCAGGCCTTTCTATTCTTCATATTACCAACCTGCAAGCCATAATGCAAACGAGACCGTTCCGTCTCCTCTGCGGCTTGACTTTCCGGATCCCCAGAGGCAAGTGGTGCCACACGCCATTGCCCCGCCTCCAGCTTCACTCTCCGTCCCTTACTCGTACCGATACTGTCACCCGATCCTCTCAGGACAGCAATTTCACTACAGCCTGTACAGACCCCATGAGCTCTCAAGATATCTTCCTTCGGACTGGTACGGGCCAACCCTGGCTTCTGAAGATTACGACTTCTACATGCGACCCAGTCACAATCATTTCGCTGAACAAGCACAGCTCAGGCAAAGTGGCGACAAGGAGATCAGGCTGAGCCCAAAGGAGGGCTGTTCTGCTCTGGGCTCCCCTGACAGACCCAGTCACGCACAAATCACACAGAAGGACGGCGAGGGAGCGCCGCGAGACACCGGCCTGGATGAGCGGCGGCCGTCGACAGTGGAGCAAAACATGCAGACTGACGCCAGGCGCAAGGACACTGCTGAAAGCTTGCTGCAGCTGGGAACGCTGCTCGTGGACACAAG GCAAAGGCAACTGAACGGAACAAAGCCGATGCACGCAAACGAGAATGGCATTCGGTGGAGAGCGAACATCCGCCGAAGAACAACAAACCACTTATGTTAA
- the znf750 gene encoding zinc finger protein 750 isoform X1 yields MNRVHTCWMTDRHANTEVTGAGDIPERLRSCSSGTATLPERGMATAQERKPKRPHYIPRPPGKPFKYQCFQCPFTCNEKSHLFNHMKYNLCKNSISLMLHKNSQATRQIKAVTKARPVKSKEVPVRQEEENTAEMSDSTEEVDVENDSPEEKEGQSLPNTSNVPAKEVKSPPRPSAFSLVAPNRDGAEAFKSSVPLSDGSHPLIPAFERPAFPWTLKPFPTPLRPDYTPYFRPFYSSYYQPASHNANETVPSPLRLDFPDPQRQVVPHAIAPPPASLSVPYSYRYCHPILSGQQFHYSLYRPHELSRYLPSDWYGPTLASEDYDFYMRPSHNHFAEQAQLRQSGDKEIRLSPKEGCSALGSPDRPSHAQITQKDGEGAPRDTGLDERRPSTVEQNMQTDARRKDTAESLLQLGTLLVDTRSAESGTYSGVSEFCAEANSGKEEEDNRGVPAPLNLSTRNSDSSDTGRPRGAELPLNLSLRSPHAGLTDEEACDQRQTAALALCQLAIASSAASVRDFERARRTAEHSGPTEKSEHDSKPNATGVKRVNGGLAKSNMYKARKRAKAAARPARRRPRC; encoded by the exons ATGAATAGGGTTCACACATGCTGGATGACAGACAGACACGCAAACACTGAAGTCACAGGAGCGGGAGACATCCCTGAGCGACTGAGGAGCTGCTCGTCAGGTACCGCGACACTTCCAGAACGG GGAATGGCCACTGCTCAGGAACGCAAGCCTAAAAGGCCTCACTACATTCCTCGCCCGCCGGGGAAGCCGTTCAAGTACCAATGTTTCCAGTGTCCCTTCACCTGCAACGAGAAGTCCCACCTCTTTAACCACATGAAATACAACCTGTGCAAAAACTCCATCTCCCTGATGTTGCACAAAAACAGTCAGGCGACTCGGCAGATCAAGGCCGTAACAAAGGCCCGCCCCGTGAAATCTAAGGAAGTTCCCGTCCGACAGGAAGAGGAGAACACAGCGGAGATGAGCGATTCGACGGAAGAGGTCGACGTTGAGAACGACAGTCCGGAGGAGAAGGAAGGCCAGAGTTTGCCGAACACGAGCAACGTTCCAGCGAAGGAGGTGAAGTCCCCGCCTCGCCCATCTGCCTTCTCCCTGGTGGCGCCCAACCGCGACGGAGCAGAAGCCTTTAAGTCGTCTGTGCCGCTGTCAGACGGTTCGCACCCTCTCATTCCCGCCTTCGAGCGCCCAGCATTCCCATGGACTCTTAAACCATTCCCCACCCCCTTGAGGCCAGATTACACTCCTTATTTCAGGCCTTTCTATTCTTCATATTACCAACCTGCAAGCCATAATGCAAACGAGACCGTTCCGTCTCCTCTGCGGCTTGACTTTCCGGATCCCCAGAGGCAAGTGGTGCCACACGCCATTGCCCCGCCTCCAGCTTCACTCTCCGTCCCTTACTCGTACCGATACTGTCACCCGATCCTCTCAGGACAGCAATTTCACTACAGCCTGTACAGACCCCATGAGCTCTCAAGATATCTTCCTTCGGACTGGTACGGGCCAACCCTGGCTTCTGAAGATTACGACTTCTACATGCGACCCAGTCACAATCATTTCGCTGAACAAGCACAGCTCAGGCAAAGTGGCGACAAGGAGATCAGGCTGAGCCCAAAGGAGGGCTGTTCTGCTCTGGGCTCCCCTGACAGACCCAGTCACGCACAAATCACACAGAAGGACGGCGAGGGAGCGCCGCGAGACACCGGCCTGGATGAGCGGCGGCCGTCGACAGTGGAGCAAAACATGCAGACTGACGCCAGGCGCAAGGACACTGCTGAAAGCTTGCTGCAGCTGGGAACGCTGCTCGTGGACACAAG ATCGGCTGAGAGCGGCACATATTCTGGCGTGTCCGAGTTTTGTGCGGAAGCTAACTCGggaaaggaagaagaggacAACAGAGGCGTACCGGCACCGCTAAACCTCTCAACGAGAAATTCGGACAGCTCGGACACAGGGAGGCCACGGGGTGCAGAGTTGCCGCTCAATCTCAGCCTCCGCTCTCCTCACGCCGGTCTCACGGATGAGGAAGCGTGTGACCAGAGGCAAACGGCGGCGCTGGCGCTCTGTCAGCTCGCCATCGCCAGCTCGGCCGCCTCTGTGCGTGACTTTGAGCGAGCCCGTCGAACAGCGGAACATTCGGGCCCGACGGAAAAGAGTGAACACGACAGCAAGCCCAACGCGACGGGCGTGAAACGAGTCAACGGCGGCCTTGCTAAATCCAACATGTACAAAGCAAGGAAGAGAGCAAAAGCGGCAGCGCGGCCTGCGAGGAGGAGGCCACGCTGCTGA